A window from Phaenicophaeus curvirostris isolate KB17595 chromosome 13, BPBGC_Pcur_1.0, whole genome shotgun sequence encodes these proteins:
- the LOC138726352 gene encoding proline-rich protein 2-like, producing MSQLSAGSPTAIYEEQQNKPPTPRKTPSRAFPGPPAAPGHRTQTAPPALLLFAPSFADTYNPPDPGLPLTKQAPPGTVAAPREQEPGWWAAEERRPRVLQGGDTPRHAGDSSPGAPGPRSLQRNPEPPPPPLRAPRAPPERGPRRPPPPARGRAARDVPGHASPGPAPGRDPLPWNPQPRDPHPGRDPHPDRDPQPRDPLPDRDPLPDRLPGTGSPTGTRSPGTPNPGTRTPTGTRTPTGSPGSAPRLGPRDPLPHRDPLPDRDPGTPGPAPRPGPWDRHLDWDPHPSPGPGSRDPHPDRDPLPNRLTRSPTGSPGPDPRTPTGTPGPALRPGPAPLTWTGTPGPAPRPGTAPLPGPWDRHLDRDSHPSPGPGPRHPHPDWDPHPDRLPGTRTPHLDRDPGPRTPGTPSPGTRTPTGTPGPAPRPAPRVPPQAAHRCPGACGAERSGGSSTCSTSRAPRQRPTRLPPPLAADAANGGGRRVGRCRGALRNWASEGNFSPWAAPD from the exons ATGTCCCAACTCAGTGCGGGCTCGCCCACAGCCATCTACGAGGAGCAGCAGAACAAGCCGCCAACTCCCCGGAAAACACCGTCTCGAGCTTTCCCTGG CCCCCCGGCTGCCCCGGGACACCGAACCCAGACGGCACCCCCCGCCCTGCTGCTGTTCGCACCCAGCTTTGCCGACACCTACAATCCACCAGACCCAGGTCTACCCCTGACCAAACAAGCGCCCCCGGGGACCGTCGCTGCCCCCCGGGAGCAGGAGCCGGGCTGGTGGGCAGCCGAGGAGAGGAGACCCCGGGTCCTGCAGGGCGGCGACACCCCCCGGCACGCAGGTGACTCCAGCCCTGGGGCTCCGGGGCCGCGTTCCCTGCAGAG AAACCCCGAACCGCCTCCCCCGCCCCTCCGAGCGCCCCGAGCTCCGCCGGAGCGGGGTCCCcggcgccccccgccgcccgcccgcggGAGAGCAGCGCGGGACGTGCCCGGGCACGCCTCGCCGGGACCCGCACCCGGCCGGGACCCGCTCCCCTGGAACCCCCAACCCCGGGACCCGCACCCCGGCCGGGACCCGCACCCCGACCGGGACCCCCAACCGCGGGACCCGCTCCCTGACCGGGACCCGCTCCCCGACCGGCTCCCCGGGACCGGCTCCCCGACCGGGACCCGCTCCCCTGGAACCCCCAACCCCGGGACCCGCACCCCGACCGGGACCCGCACCCCGACCGGCTCCCCGGGATCGGCCCCCCGACTGGGACCCCGGGACCCGCTCCCTCACCGGGACCCGCTCCCCGACCGGGACCCCGGGACCCCGGGACCCGCACCTCGACCGGGACCCTGGGACCGGCATCTCGACTGGGACCCGCACCCCTCACCTGGACCGGGATCCCGGGACCCGCACCCCGACCGAGACCCACTCCCCAACCGGCTGACCCGCTCCCCGACCGGCTCCCCGGGACCCGATCCCCGCACCCCGACCGGGACCCCGGGACCCGCACTCCGACCGGGACCCGCTCCCCTCACCTGGACCGGGACCCCGGGACCCGCACCCCGACCTGGAACCGCACCCCTACCAGGACCCTGGGACCGGCATCTCGACCGGGACTCGCACCCCTCACCTGGACCGGGACCCCGGCACCCGCACCCCGACTGGGACCCGCACCCCGACCGGCTCCCCGGGACCCGCACCCCTCACCTGGACCGGGACCCCGGGCCCCGCACCCCTGGTACCCCCAGCCCAGGCACCCGCACCCCGACCGGGACCCCGGGACCCGCACCCCGTCCggctccccgtgtccccccgcaGGCTGCTCACCGCTGTCCCGGTGCCTGCGGAGCGGAGCGAAGCGGCGGGAGCTCCACGTGCAGCACGAGCCGCGCGCCCCGGCAGCGACCGACCCGCCTCCCGCCCCCATTGGCCGCGGACGCGGCCAATGGGGGCGGGAGGCGGGTCGGTCGCTGCCGGGGCGCGCTCCGAAACTGGGCATCCGAGGGGAATTTTtcaccctgggcagctccagactag